A window of the Brassica napus cultivar Da-Ae chromosome A2, Da-Ae, whole genome shotgun sequence genome harbors these coding sequences:
- the LOC125587912 gene encoding kinesin-like protein KIN-7J isoform X2 has product MTTGGGKGEKILVSVRVRPRNDKEKTRNDICDWECVNNTTIICNNNLPERSLFPSTYTFDKVFGFDSPTKQVYEDGAKEVALCVLEGINSSIFAYGQTSSGKTYTMSGITEFAMNDIFCYIQKHKEREFTLKFSAIEIYNEAVRDLLSGDNNQLRLLDDPERGTVVEKLIEETLRDRTHLEELLSICETQRKIGETSLNETSSRSHQILRLTIESSGREFSLESSRTLAASVCFVDLAGSERASQTLSAGARLKEGCHINRSLLTLGTVIRKLSKGRNGGHIPYRDSKLTRILQNSLGGNARTAIICTMSPARSHVEQSRNTLLFATCAKEVTTNAQVNLVVSEKALVKQLQQELARMENELKNIGSSSSAGSEFYSLLKQKEEVISQMEEQMKELKWQRDVAQSRVETLLKATAEERSSRMDEHSMLSSMDFDADLRRRSYDSIDIGEPSTVNNFTERNFELFENPEEDDFLVEDNIPQFSRYNLYNGWEEIVQTTNNQKVEGEQSCVQAEPVESHDDIVDKKAVSEVLSPRKEETVSSPEYQPSDSSLMGNNEQEEVEISTPAEKENVDLSSPNAKPETSDLEMRSSVEVQETQKFVKEDEEEKKEERMTSSSTKQAEECSNKEEEEVAQPEQQNSLPTKKQCEETVEVELVPDGAKLDEDDKYYSESSVYMSDDVDNSTYEALKEKVKEMQKKIEYLMSMHTAEQQQSPCFRRDYKSPELFTTKRSRSCRENLLCVRSPLWFDNLEASNNASPSWRARELNASPGRPMNKTTSISFDSGSSMSSTPIDAQSLKDCDPQTDNSFQEFVAGLQEMARQHSLDSTPGLDYGIEIKPESPANALPNDQLEREQGDDLVEDAVPKETDSSTETFPDKGQYTSNLSDFERQQRQIIELWAVCNVPLVHRTYFFLLFKGDPSDYVYMEVELRRLSFLKQTINNDTETSRTQTVKALTREKEWLSKQIPKKFPWNQRIELYRKWGVEVNSKQRSLQVACKVWTNTQDTEHIKESASLVAKLLGFVEASRMPKEMFGLSLLPGTENVKSSGWRFTKSFSSMRLTGS; this is encoded by the exons atgaCGACTGGTGGTGGAAAGGGAGAGAAGATATTGGTTTCGGTAAGAGTAAGGCCGCGGAACGACAAGGAAAAGACGAGGAACGATATCTGCGATTGGGAATGTGTAAACAACACAACCATAATCTGCAACAATAATTTGCCTGAGAGATCTCTCTTCCCATCTACCTATACATTTG ACAAAGTGTTTGGATTTGATAGCCCCACAAAACAAGTCTATGAAGATGGAGCCAAGGAGGTTGCTCTTTGTGTCCTCGAGGGAATCAATT CAAGCATTTTTGCGTATGGACAGACAAGCAGTGGGAAGACGTACACGATGAGTGGCATCACTGAATTCGCAAtgaatgatattttttgttaCATTCAAAAG CATAAAGAACGGGAATTCACTCTCAAGTTCTCTGCAATCGAGATCTACAATGAAGCTGTGAGGGATCTCCTTAGTGGAGATAATAACCAGTTGAGGCTTCTAGATGATCCAGAG AGAGGAACCGTCGTTGAGAAACTTATTGAGGAGACCCTCCGAGACAGAACCCATCTAGAGGAGCTTCTTTCAATTTGCGAGA CTCAGAGGAAGATTGGAGAAACCTCATTGAATGAAACTAGCTCCAGATCACATCAGATTCTCCGGCTG ACTATTGAAAGCTCTGGTCGAGAATTTTCTCTAGAGAGCTCCAGAACTCTTGCTGCATCCGTG TGCTTCGTTGATCTGGCGGGAAGTGAACGTGCTTCTCAAACTTTATCTGCTGGTGCAAGATTGAAAGAAGGTTGTCATATAAACCGGAGTTTACTTACTCTTGGAACCGTCATCCGCAAACTAAG TAAAGGTAGAAACGGCGGGCATATACCATATCGAGACTCGAAGCTAACTCGAATCCTTCAGAACTCTTTGGGAGGAAATGCGAGAACAGCTATCATATGTACAATGAGCCCTGCACGTAGTCATGTTGAACAGTCAAGAAACACACTTCTCTTTGCAACATGTGCTAAAGAGGTGACGACAAACGCTCAGGTCAATCTAGTTGTGTCAGAGAAGGCTTTGGTGAAGCAACTGCAACAGGAACTTGCTCGAATGGAGAATGAGTTGAAGAACATaggatcttcttcttctgcaggCTCTGAGTTCTATTCATTGCTGAAACAGAAAGAGGAAGTCatttcacaa ATGGAGGAACAAATGAAAGAACTAAAATGGCAGCGTGATGTAGCGCAATCTCGGGTGGAGACTTTGCTTAAAGCAACAGCAGAAGAGCGGTCTTCTCGGATGGATGAACATTCAATGTTAAGCTCCATGGATTTTGATGCAGATCTTCGAAGAAGAAGCTATGATTCAATAGATATTGGTGAGCCTAGTACCGTTAATAACTTCACCGAGAGGAACTTTGAGCTTTTCGAAAACCCTGAAGAAGATGATTTCTtggtggaagacaatattcctCAGTTTTCGAGGTACAATCTGTACAATGGCTGGGAGGAGATTGTTCAAACAACCAACAACCAAAAAGTGGAAGGTGAGCAGAGTTGTGTCCAAGCAGAACCAGTGGAAAGCCATGACGACATTGTTGATAAGAAAGCTGTGTCTGAGGTTCTCTCACCCAGAAAAGAAGAAACTGTATCATCTCCGGAATACCAACCAAGCGATAGCTCGTTAATGGGTAATAATGAGCAAGAAGAGGTGGAGATTAGCACTCCTGCCGAAAAGGAAAACGTTGACTTATCGTCTCCAAATGCTAAGCCTGAGACCTCGGATTTGGAGATGAGATCATCAGTTGAAGTACAAGAAACACAGAAATTTGTGAAGGAAGACgaagaggaaaagaaagaagaaaggatGACAAGTTCATCAACAAAGCAAGCTGAAGAATGCtcaaataaagaagaagaagaagttgctCAGCCAGAGCAGCAAAATTCACTCCCTACAAAGAAGCAATGTGAAGAGACAGTCGAAGTGGAATTAGTACCTGATGGTGCTAAGCTAGATGAGGATGATAAATATTATAGCGAATCATCTGTCTACATGTCAGATGATGTTGACAACAGTACATACGAGGCTTTGAAAGAAAAGGTAAAGGAGATGCAGAAGAAAATTGAATACCTTATGAGTATGCACACAGCAGAACAACAACAGTCACCCTGCTTCAGAAGAGACTACAAGAGTCCGGAACTTTTCACTACAAAAAGAAGCCGAAGTTGCAGAGAGAATCTCTTGTGTGTTAGATCTCCTCTATGGTTTGATAACTTGGAAGCTAGTAACAATGCCTCACCTTCCTGGAGGGCTAGGGAGTTAAATGCATCTCCTGGACGACCCATGAACAAGACTACCAGCATTTCCTTTGATTCAGGGAGCTCTATGAGTTCTACACCCATTGATGCGCAAAGCCTGAAAGACTGTGATCCGCAAACGGACAATAGCTTCCAAGAATTTGTAGCAGGTCTCCAAGAAATGGCAAGGCAGCACTCACTTGACTCGACACCTGGGCTAGATTATGGAATTGAGATCAAGCCGGAAAGCCCTGCAAATGCATTGCCAAATGATCAATTAGAGAGAGAGCAGGGTGATGATTTG GTAGAAGACGCAGTACCTAAGGAAACAGATTCCTCCACAGAGACTTTCCCAGATAAAGGACAATATACAAGCAACTTATCAGACTTTGAGAGACAGCAACGGCAAATAATTGAGCTTTGGGCGGTATGCAATGTACCACTGGTTCACAGAACCTACTTCTTCTTGCTCTTCAAAGGTGATCCATCTGACTATGTTTATATGGAAGTTGAACTCAGAAGGCTATCTTTTCTGAAGCAGACGATAAATAATGACACGGAAACATCAAG GACACAAACGGTGAAGGCACTCACACGCGAGAAGGAATGGCTTTCAAAACAAATACCAAAGAAATTCCCATGGAACCAGAGAATAGAACTCTACCGAAAATGGGGCGTGGAGGTGAACTCAAAGCAGAGAAGTCTGCAGGTGGCGTGCAAAGTGTGGACCAACACACAAGACACGGAACACATAAAAGAGAGTGCTTCTCTTGTGGCAAAGCTGCTTGGATTTGTTGAGGCTAGTCGAATGCCGAAGGAAATGTTTGGCCTCAGCTTGTTACCGGGAACCGAGAACGTAAAATCATCTGGCTGGAGATTTACCAAATCTTTCTCCAGTATGCGCTTGACCGGATCATAA
- the LOC125587912 gene encoding kinesin-like protein KIN-7J isoform X1, whose translation MTTGGGKGEKILVSVRVRPRNDKEKTRNDICDWECVNNTTIICNNNLPERSLFPSTYTFGNMLKAKLNHFRVKDAKKTSFEFFVTDKVFGFDSPTKQVYEDGAKEVALCVLEGINSSIFAYGQTSSGKTYTMSGITEFAMNDIFCYIQKHKEREFTLKFSAIEIYNEAVRDLLSGDNNQLRLLDDPERGTVVEKLIEETLRDRTHLEELLSICETQRKIGETSLNETSSRSHQILRLTIESSGREFSLESSRTLAASVCFVDLAGSERASQTLSAGARLKEGCHINRSLLTLGTVIRKLSKGRNGGHIPYRDSKLTRILQNSLGGNARTAIICTMSPARSHVEQSRNTLLFATCAKEVTTNAQVNLVVSEKALVKQLQQELARMENELKNIGSSSSAGSEFYSLLKQKEEVISQMEEQMKELKWQRDVAQSRVETLLKATAEERSSRMDEHSMLSSMDFDADLRRRSYDSIDIGEPSTVNNFTERNFELFENPEEDDFLVEDNIPQFSRYNLYNGWEEIVQTTNNQKVEGEQSCVQAEPVESHDDIVDKKAVSEVLSPRKEETVSSPEYQPSDSSLMGNNEQEEVEISTPAEKENVDLSSPNAKPETSDLEMRSSVEVQETQKFVKEDEEEKKEERMTSSSTKQAEECSNKEEEEVAQPEQQNSLPTKKQCEETVEVELVPDGAKLDEDDKYYSESSVYMSDDVDNSTYEALKEKVKEMQKKIEYLMSMHTAEQQQSPCFRRDYKSPELFTTKRSRSCRENLLCVRSPLWFDNLEASNNASPSWRARELNASPGRPMNKTTSISFDSGSSMSSTPIDAQSLKDCDPQTDNSFQEFVAGLQEMARQHSLDSTPGLDYGIEIKPESPANALPNDQLEREQGDDLVEDAVPKETDSSTETFPDKGQYTSNLSDFERQQRQIIELWAVCNVPLVHRTYFFLLFKGDPSDYVYMEVELRRLSFLKQTINNDTETSRTQTVKALTREKEWLSKQIPKKFPWNQRIELYRKWGVEVNSKQRSLQVACKVWTNTQDTEHIKESASLVAKLLGFVEASRMPKEMFGLSLLPGTENVKSSGWRFTKSFSSMRLTGS comes from the exons atgaCGACTGGTGGTGGAAAGGGAGAGAAGATATTGGTTTCGGTAAGAGTAAGGCCGCGGAACGACAAGGAAAAGACGAGGAACGATATCTGCGATTGGGAATGTGTAAACAACACAACCATAATCTGCAACAATAATTTGCCTGAGAGATCTCTCTTCCCATCTACCTATACATTTGGTAACATGTTAAAAGCTAAACTTAACCATTTTAGAGTTAAGGATGCTAAGAAaacaagttttgaattttttgttacAGACAAAGTGTTTGGATTTGATAGCCCCACAAAACAAGTCTATGAAGATGGAGCCAAGGAGGTTGCTCTTTGTGTCCTCGAGGGAATCAATT CAAGCATTTTTGCGTATGGACAGACAAGCAGTGGGAAGACGTACACGATGAGTGGCATCACTGAATTCGCAAtgaatgatattttttgttaCATTCAAAAG CATAAAGAACGGGAATTCACTCTCAAGTTCTCTGCAATCGAGATCTACAATGAAGCTGTGAGGGATCTCCTTAGTGGAGATAATAACCAGTTGAGGCTTCTAGATGATCCAGAG AGAGGAACCGTCGTTGAGAAACTTATTGAGGAGACCCTCCGAGACAGAACCCATCTAGAGGAGCTTCTTTCAATTTGCGAGA CTCAGAGGAAGATTGGAGAAACCTCATTGAATGAAACTAGCTCCAGATCACATCAGATTCTCCGGCTG ACTATTGAAAGCTCTGGTCGAGAATTTTCTCTAGAGAGCTCCAGAACTCTTGCTGCATCCGTG TGCTTCGTTGATCTGGCGGGAAGTGAACGTGCTTCTCAAACTTTATCTGCTGGTGCAAGATTGAAAGAAGGTTGTCATATAAACCGGAGTTTACTTACTCTTGGAACCGTCATCCGCAAACTAAG TAAAGGTAGAAACGGCGGGCATATACCATATCGAGACTCGAAGCTAACTCGAATCCTTCAGAACTCTTTGGGAGGAAATGCGAGAACAGCTATCATATGTACAATGAGCCCTGCACGTAGTCATGTTGAACAGTCAAGAAACACACTTCTCTTTGCAACATGTGCTAAAGAGGTGACGACAAACGCTCAGGTCAATCTAGTTGTGTCAGAGAAGGCTTTGGTGAAGCAACTGCAACAGGAACTTGCTCGAATGGAGAATGAGTTGAAGAACATaggatcttcttcttctgcaggCTCTGAGTTCTATTCATTGCTGAAACAGAAAGAGGAAGTCatttcacaa ATGGAGGAACAAATGAAAGAACTAAAATGGCAGCGTGATGTAGCGCAATCTCGGGTGGAGACTTTGCTTAAAGCAACAGCAGAAGAGCGGTCTTCTCGGATGGATGAACATTCAATGTTAAGCTCCATGGATTTTGATGCAGATCTTCGAAGAAGAAGCTATGATTCAATAGATATTGGTGAGCCTAGTACCGTTAATAACTTCACCGAGAGGAACTTTGAGCTTTTCGAAAACCCTGAAGAAGATGATTTCTtggtggaagacaatattcctCAGTTTTCGAGGTACAATCTGTACAATGGCTGGGAGGAGATTGTTCAAACAACCAACAACCAAAAAGTGGAAGGTGAGCAGAGTTGTGTCCAAGCAGAACCAGTGGAAAGCCATGACGACATTGTTGATAAGAAAGCTGTGTCTGAGGTTCTCTCACCCAGAAAAGAAGAAACTGTATCATCTCCGGAATACCAACCAAGCGATAGCTCGTTAATGGGTAATAATGAGCAAGAAGAGGTGGAGATTAGCACTCCTGCCGAAAAGGAAAACGTTGACTTATCGTCTCCAAATGCTAAGCCTGAGACCTCGGATTTGGAGATGAGATCATCAGTTGAAGTACAAGAAACACAGAAATTTGTGAAGGAAGACgaagaggaaaagaaagaagaaaggatGACAAGTTCATCAACAAAGCAAGCTGAAGAATGCtcaaataaagaagaagaagaagttgctCAGCCAGAGCAGCAAAATTCACTCCCTACAAAGAAGCAATGTGAAGAGACAGTCGAAGTGGAATTAGTACCTGATGGTGCTAAGCTAGATGAGGATGATAAATATTATAGCGAATCATCTGTCTACATGTCAGATGATGTTGACAACAGTACATACGAGGCTTTGAAAGAAAAGGTAAAGGAGATGCAGAAGAAAATTGAATACCTTATGAGTATGCACACAGCAGAACAACAACAGTCACCCTGCTTCAGAAGAGACTACAAGAGTCCGGAACTTTTCACTACAAAAAGAAGCCGAAGTTGCAGAGAGAATCTCTTGTGTGTTAGATCTCCTCTATGGTTTGATAACTTGGAAGCTAGTAACAATGCCTCACCTTCCTGGAGGGCTAGGGAGTTAAATGCATCTCCTGGACGACCCATGAACAAGACTACCAGCATTTCCTTTGATTCAGGGAGCTCTATGAGTTCTACACCCATTGATGCGCAAAGCCTGAAAGACTGTGATCCGCAAACGGACAATAGCTTCCAAGAATTTGTAGCAGGTCTCCAAGAAATGGCAAGGCAGCACTCACTTGACTCGACACCTGGGCTAGATTATGGAATTGAGATCAAGCCGGAAAGCCCTGCAAATGCATTGCCAAATGATCAATTAGAGAGAGAGCAGGGTGATGATTTG GTAGAAGACGCAGTACCTAAGGAAACAGATTCCTCCACAGAGACTTTCCCAGATAAAGGACAATATACAAGCAACTTATCAGACTTTGAGAGACAGCAACGGCAAATAATTGAGCTTTGGGCGGTATGCAATGTACCACTGGTTCACAGAACCTACTTCTTCTTGCTCTTCAAAGGTGATCCATCTGACTATGTTTATATGGAAGTTGAACTCAGAAGGCTATCTTTTCTGAAGCAGACGATAAATAATGACACGGAAACATCAAG GACACAAACGGTGAAGGCACTCACACGCGAGAAGGAATGGCTTTCAAAACAAATACCAAAGAAATTCCCATGGAACCAGAGAATAGAACTCTACCGAAAATGGGGCGTGGAGGTGAACTCAAAGCAGAGAAGTCTGCAGGTGGCGTGCAAAGTGTGGACCAACACACAAGACACGGAACACATAAAAGAGAGTGCTTCTCTTGTGGCAAAGCTGCTTGGATTTGTTGAGGCTAGTCGAATGCCGAAGGAAATGTTTGGCCTCAGCTTGTTACCGGGAACCGAGAACGTAAAATCATCTGGCTGGAGATTTACCAAATCTTTCTCCAGTATGCGCTTGACCGGATCATAA
- the BNAA02G23050D gene encoding uncharacterized protein BNAA02G23050D, with protein sequence MIQLLYSVIFAEMALILLLLFKTPLRKLIILTFDRIKRGRGPVVVKTIGATVFVVLISSVYSLLSIQRRSEDGAVLNPTDQVLASKHLLEASLMGFVLFLSLMIDRLHHYIRELRLLRKTMETAKKQNRSFEDGKNTNGEEVKALGEEIAVLKAKIKKLESESESKGKELKSAQAETEALRKSADGFLMEYDRLLEDNQNLRNQLESIGHSPEGKKSM encoded by the exons ATGATCCAGCTCCTTTACTCGGTGATCTTCGCCGAGATGGCGTTGatcctccttctcctcttcaagACGCCTCTCCGAAAGCTCATCATCCTCACCTTCGATCGCATCAAACGCGGCCGCGGCCCCGTCGTCGTCAAAACCATCGGCGCCACCGTCTTCGTCGTTCTTATCTCCAGCGTCTACAGCTTGCTTAGTATCCAGCGCCGATCCGAGGATGGTGCCGTTCTCAATCCTACTGATCAGGTCCTCGCCTCCAAGCATCTTCTCGAAGCTTCTCTTATGG GGTTTGTGCTGTTTCTTTCGCTAATGATTGATCGACTACACCATTACATAAGAGAGTTGCGGTTGCTGAGGAAGACAATGGAGACCGCAAAGAAACAGAACAGAAGTTTCGAGGATGGCAAAAACACGAATGGGGAAGAAGTTAAAGCGCTTGGAGAAGAAATCGCAGTGTTGAAGGCGAAGATCAAGAAATTAGAATCTGAAAGTGAAAGCAAAGGCAAAGAACTGAAAAGTGCACAAGCTGAAACAGAGGCTCTGAGAAAATCAGCTGATGGGTTTCTGATGGAGTATGATAGGCTGCTTGAGGATAATCAGAATCTCAGGAACCAGTTGGAGTCTATCGGCCATAGCCCAGAGGGAAAGAAGAGTATGTGA